The following is a genomic window from Opitutus sp. GAS368.
AACATAGGTCCTATGAGTCTTATAGGTCTTATATCAAACCGCCGGTCCCCTCGGTAGCGGCGGCGTGCTCTCGTATTTTGTCGGGTCCGGCATACCCGCCAGCTGGAACGCCTCGCGCCGCTCGACGCAGGTGCCGCACCTTCCGCAGTGGACCTCGCCGCCCTTGTAGCACGACCAGGTGCGGGCGAAATCCACGCCGAGCCGCGCACCCTCGGCGGCAATCCCGGCCTTGGTCATGGTGATGAACGGCCGGAGCAGCTGGATGCCGGCGTAGGTGCCGGACTTCATGGCCTCGCCCATGGCGCACATGAAGTCCTCGCGGCAGTCGGGATAGATCGCGTGGTCGCCGCCGTGGGCCGCGATGACGAGGCCGTCCGCCCGCGCACTTTCGGCGAAGCCGCAGGCCGCGGCCAGCATGATGCCGTTGCGGAAGGGCACGACGGTGCGCTTCATATTGCCGTCCTCATAGTGGCCCTCGGGAATGTCGCCGCCGCTCACCAGCAGGTCGGACGTGAAGAGTTTGCCGATGAAATCCAGCGGCACGGTCTGGTGCGGCGCGCCGACCAGGGACGCGTGCTCGACCGCGAAGGGGATCTCGCGGTGGTTGTGCTTGGCCGCGTAGTCGAAGCTCAGCACGGCGGCGACGGTGTGGTGCGCCCGCGCCCAGTGGAGCGCGGT
Proteins encoded in this region:
- the queC gene encoding 7-cyano-7-deazaguanine synthase QueC; translated protein: MKVVVLCSGGMDSVTALHWARAHHTVAAVLSFDYAAKHNHREIPFAVEHASLVGAPHQTVPLDFIGKLFTSDLLVSGGDIPEGHYEDGNMKRTVVPFRNGIMLAAACGFAESARADGLVIAAHGGDHAIYPDCREDFMCAMGEAMKSGTYAGIQLLRPFITMTKAGIAAEGARLGVDFARTWSCYKGGEVHCGRCGTCVERREAFQLAGMPDPTKYESTPPLPRGPAV